In one Lolium rigidum isolate FL_2022 chromosome 3, APGP_CSIRO_Lrig_0.1, whole genome shotgun sequence genomic region, the following are encoded:
- the LOC124696523 gene encoding jasmonate-induced oxygenase 2-like, whose translation MSSLSMDKAFVQAPEHRPKAVIAEAAGIPVIDLSPLAAGDQASVETLAAEVGRASREWGFFVVVRHGVPDDTMARALEAQRAFFAMPAERKAAVRRDAVAPLGYYESEHTKNVRDWKEVFDFFPREPPPPAAVADGELVFVNKWPQDLPGFREALEEYAKAMEQLALKLLELIARSLGLKPDRLHGFFKDEQTQTTFVRLNHYPPCPSPDLALGVTRHKDAGALTVLHQDDVGGLDVRRRPDGEWVRVRPVPGSLVVNVGDIVQVWSNDRYQSAEHRASVNSRKERFSLPYFFNPGSGAMIEPVEELVSDDSPPRYRAYNWGVFFRTKRSSNFKKLAVENLQIAHFKKDLDQAHLVE comes from the exons ATGAGTAGCCTCTCCATGGACAAGGCCTTCGTGCAGGCCCCCGAGCACCGTCCCAAGGCAGTCATCGCTGAGGCTGCGGGCATCCCGGTGATCGACCTCTCCCCGCTCGCCGCGGGCGACCAGGCCAGCGTGGAGACGCTGGCGGCCGAGGTGGGCAGGGCGAGCCGGGAGTGGGGGTTCTTCGTGGTGGTGCGACACGGCGTGCCCGACGACACGATGGCGCGGGCGCTGGAGGCCCAGCGGGCGTTCTTCGCGATGCCGGCGGAGCGGAAGGCCGCCGTGCGGAGGGACGCGGTGGCGCCGCTCGGGTACTACGAGTCGGAGCACACCAAGAACGTCAGGGACTGGAAGGAGGTGTTCGACTTCTTCCCacgcgagccgccgccgcccgcggccgTGGCCGACGGCGAGCTCGTGTTCGTGAACAAGTGGCCCCAGGACCTTCCCGGGTTCAG AGAGGCGCTGGAGGAGTACGCCAAGGCGATGGAGCAGCTGGCGCTGAAGCTGCTGGAGCTGATCGCGCGGAGCCTGGGGCTGAAACCGGACAGGCTGCATGGTTTCTTCAAGGACGAGCAGACACAAACAACTTTCGTCCGGCTGAACCACTACCCGCCCTGCCCGAGCCCCGACCTCGCCCTCGGCGTCACCCGCCACAAGGACGCCGGCGCGCTCACCGTGCTCCACCAGGACGACGTCGGCGGGCTTGACGTACGGCGCCGGCCCGACGGAGAGTGGGTGCGGGTCAGGCCCGTCCCGGGCTCCCTCGTCGTCAACGTCGGCGACATCGTCCAGGTGTGGAGCAACGACAGGTACCAGAGCGCCGAGCACCGGGCGTCCGTGAACTCGCGCAAGGAGAGGTTCTCCTTGCCCTACTTCTTCaaccccggcagcggcgccatgATCGAGCCGGTGGAGGAGTTGGTGAGCGATGACAGCCCGCCCAGGTACAGGGCATACAACTGGGGCGTCTTCTTCAGAACCAAGAGGAGCAGCAACTTCAAGAAGCTCGCCGTGGAGAACCTACAGATCGCACATTTTAAAAAGGACCTCGATCAAGCTCATCTCGTAGAATGA